In one Alnus glutinosa chromosome 14, dhAlnGlut1.1, whole genome shotgun sequence genomic region, the following are encoded:
- the LOC133857443 gene encoding putative E3 ubiquitin-protein ligase LIN-2 isoform X1, with translation MITTSEILRHTTAFISNTLSQSELRHRLFSTLRSKVAPSDQATLKPLKLAAESLENAVSTSSPAIQSSSLRLAERLLLSQPENPFSTFLLSLIYSLLDQPINAALSLLHIFHSDPSLARSEIAPDLFEELFLVHLLPVLQWFTKRRTTILSSSTSISDHSNDFSICDESVVLPCTKSLSRMTEGQTSELKDLESNYEEVLDENCRVLVKYFHEVLENTDGNSLINLPPLKNCGKVDNFQYSEEEKIKTEEPVWKNERYNPIWAEGERFVEFNSSGKSKSPPFYPQRVSPEVLTNWKSFGRLEVSPTPSLGSEVESDKSAYSSSSSESEAEIEEKNKRMAFVPRQNRIQKEKQPISAESSSLMAGFDNLPSGGKHTPPKDFVCPITSNVFDDPVTLETGQTYERRAIQEWFDRGNSSCPITRQKLHINQLPKTNYVLKRLIASWQEQSSSSVPSQEAEQIMKSTIPATSPNSVISQANIDGTISELRHAITNLCVSEVLKESEMAVLQIERFWQEVNMDVDIQTMLSRPQVINGFVEILFNSIDPRVLEATVFLLSEMGFRDKDVIQTLTRVDTDVECIVALFKKGLMEAVVLIYLLRPSTVSLVEMDMVDTLLEVIKKKEEDLLKMCLKPKTAAVLLLGQILGSREESFRSSTANTVISEKASESLIGSLKAESAEERIAAVGILLRCMEEDGKCRHTIADKAELAPVLESFMGASDSERFEIVYFLSELVKLNRRSFNEQVLHIIKDEGAFNTMHSLLVFLQTALPDQCPVVAGLLLQLDLLEEPRKMSIYREEAIDTLISCLRNTEFPAAQIAAAETIVSLQGRFSASGKPLTRAFLLKRAGLDKSFQTLMRMEQLSNIPGEFDETANWQQQEEEKAAHDWERKMSFVLASHEFGLLFEALAEGLKSRYADLCSACFVSATWLMHMLNVLPDTGIRGAARACLLKRYISIFKSAKDIEDKALSLLALYSFIHDPEGLRDLTFSMKDIMKGLRELKKSSPLAFEMLKVFSEGRDSSSQDFWSHKELVQVDCSENGEVLSIACFKDKIFSGHSDGTIKVWTGRGSILHLIQEVREHTKAVTSLAILQSGERLYSGSLDKTTRVWSVNNEAIDCVQVHDMKDQVHKLVVSNSISCYIPQGSGVKVHSWNGGSKLLNSSKYVKCLALVSGRLYCGCHDNSIQEIDLATGTLSTIQSGSRKLLGKANPVNALQVHNGLIYSASSPLDGAPVKIWSASNYSMIGSLPTMLDVRAIAISADLIYLGCKGGTVEIWGREKNNRVETLQTGTNGKVNCMVLDGNEEVLVIGTSDGQIQAWGLS, from the exons ATGATCACCACATCCGAAATCCTCCGCCACACCACCGCCTTCATCTCCAATACCCTCTCCCAATCCGAGCTCCGCCACCGCCTCTTCTCGACCCTCCGCAGTAAAGTCGCGCCATCCGATCAAGCCACCCTAAAACCTCTTAAACTCGCTGCCGAATCTCTTGAAAACGCTGTCTCCACCTCCAGCCCCGCCATTCAATCCTCCTCCCTCCGCCTTGCCGAACGGCTCCTCCTCTCTCAACCCGAAAACCCCTTCTCAACCTTCCTCCTATCCCTCATTTACAGCCTTTTAGACCAACCCATCAATGCCGCTCTTAGTCTCCTTCATATATTCCACTCCGACCCATCATTGGCTCGCTCGGAGATAGCGCCGGATCTCTTCGAGGAGCTGTTTTTAGTCCATCTTCTCCCAGTTCTCCAATGGTTCACCAAACGAAGAACGACCATTTTGTCGTCTTCAACCTCAATCTCAGATCATAGCAATGATTTTTCGATATGCGATGAGTCGGTGGTTCTTCCTTGCACGAAATCGTTGTCGAGGATGACTGAGGGTCAAACTTCAGAGCTGAAGGATTTGGAGAGCAACTATGAGGAGGTCCTTGATGAGAATTGCCGGGTTCTTGTTAAGTACTTTCACGAAGTCTTAGAAAATACAGATGGGAATTCATTGATTAATCTGCCACCATTGAAGAACTGTGGGAAAGTTGATAACTTCCAGTACAGCGAAGAAGAGAAGATCAAAACGGAGGAGCCTGTGTGGAAAAACGAACGGTAtaat CCAATATGGGCTGAAGGAGAGAGGTTCGTTGAATTCAACAGCAGCGGAAAATCCAAATCTCCACCATTTTATCCTCAAAGAGTCTCTCCCGAGGTTCTCACAAACTGGAAATCCTTTGGGAGATTGGAAGTATCGCCGACTCCGAGCTTGGGTTCTGAAGTTGAGTCTGACAAGTCggcttattcttcttcttcttcagaatcTGAAGCAGAAATCGAG gaaaagaacaaaagaatggcGTTTGTGCCTAGACAGAACCgcatccaaaaagaaaagcaacCCATTTCTGCAGAATCTAGTAG tctcatggcAGGTTTTGATAACCTGCCGAGTGGTGGAAAGCATACACCTCCCAAGGACTTTGTATGTCCTATAACAAGCAACGTGTTTGATGATCCAGTGACTCTCGAGACAGGTCAGACATATGAGCGTAGAGCTATCCAAGAATGGTTTGATAGAGGGAACTCTTCTTGCCCAATTACACGCCAGAAGCTGCATATTAACCAGTTGCCTAAAACAAACTATGTGCTCAAAAGGCTTATTGCAAGCTGGCAAGAACAGAGCTCCAGCTCTGTTCCAAGCCAAGAGGCTGAGCAAATCATGAAATCAACAATTCCTGCAACTTCTCCTAATAGTGTCATAAGCCAAGCCAACATTGATGGGACAATTAGTGAGTTAAGACATGCAATTACAAATCTTTGTGTGTCAGAAGTCCTGAAGGAGTCTGAAATGGCTGTCCTCCAAATTGAGCGGTTCTGGCAGGAAGTGAATATGGATGTTGATATCCAAACCATGCTTTCAAGGCCTCAAGTTATTAATGGGTTTGTGGAGATTCTTTTCAATTCAATCGACCCGCGGGTGTTAGAAGCTACAGTTTTTCTCCTGTCTGAGATGGGCTTCAGAGACAAAGATGTGATTCAGACACTGACCCGAGTTGACACTGATGTGGAATGTATTGTGGCTCTTTTCAAGAAGGGATTGATGGAAGCTGTTGTCTTGATATATCTGCTAAGACCTTCCACGGTTAGCCTAGTGGAGATGGACATGGTGGACACCCTCCTAGAAGTTATTAAGAAGAAAGAGGAGGATTTGCTTAAAATGTGTTTGAAGCCCAAAACAGCTGCAGTGCTTTTGTTGGGTCAGATTCTTGGAAGCAGAGAGGAAAGTTTTCGATCTTCAACAGCCAACACAGTGATTTCTGAGAAAGCTTCAGAAAGTCTTATTGGAAGTTTGAAAGCTGAGTCGGCAGAAGAGAGAATTGCTGCAGTTGGGATCTTATTAAGATGCATGGAGGAGGATGGGAAGTGTAGGCACACCATTGCTGATAAAGCTGAGTTGGCTCCGGTTTTGGAGAGCTTCATGGGCGCAAGTGATTCAGAACGGTTTGAGATAGTTTACTTTCTCTCTGAGTTAGTTAAGTTAAACAG GAGAAGTTTTAATGAGCAAGTTCTTCACATCATAAAGGATGAAGGTGCCTTTAACACAATGCACTCCCTCCTAGTTTTTTTACAGACTGCACTCCCAGACCAATGTCCTGTTGTGGCTGGTCTCCTCCTCCAACTTGATCTACTG GAGGAACCAAGGAAGATGAGTATATATCGTGAAGAGGCAATAGATACTCTCATTTCATGCCTCAGAAATACTGAATTTCCAGCTGCCCAGATAGCAGCAGCAGAGACGATTGTGTCATTACAGGGGAGGTTCTCTGCCTCTGGAAAGCCCCTTACCCGTGCTTTTCTTCTTAAACGTGCTGGACTTGACAAAAGTTTTCAAACTCTTATGCGAATGGAGCAGCTTAGCAATATTCCTGGAGAATTTGATGAAACTGCG AATTGGCAGCAACAGGAAGAAGAGAAGGCAGCTCATGATTGGGAAAGAAAAATGTCATTTGTTCTAGCAAGCCATGAGTTTGGTCTACTGTTTGAGGCTTTGGCAGAAGGCTTAAAGAGTAGATATGCAGATTTATGTTCAGCATGCTTTGTCTCAGCAACATGGCTCATGCACATGCTCAACGTTCTTCCGGACACGGGGATACGTGGAGCAGCCCGAGCCTGCTTGCTCAAGCGCTACATATCGATATTCAAATCTGCAAAGGACATTGAAGACAAAGCCCTCTCATTGCTTGCTCTATACTCATTCATCCATGACCCTG AGGGGCTGCGTGACCTAACTTTCAGCATGAAGGACATCATGAAAGGCCTAAGAGAGCTTAAAAAATCGTCACCCTTGGCATTTGAAATGCTGAAAGTTTTCTCCGAAGGACGTGACTCTAGTTCT CAGGACTTCTGGAGTCATAAAGAATTAGTTCAAGTAGATTGCAGCGAGAATGGAGAAGTTCTGTCAATAGCCTgcttcaaagacaaaatattttCCGGCCATTCAGATGGAACTATAAAG GTCTGGACTGGTAGAGGTAGCATTCTTCATCTTATCCAAGAGGTTCGAGAACACACCAAAGCAGTTACTAGTTTGGCAATTTTGCAATCGGGGGAGAGACTATACAGTGGTTCACTAGATAAAACAACAAGG GTTTGGTCTGTTAACAATGAAGCAATTGATTGTGTTCAAGTACATGATATGAAGGATCAGGTTCATAAGCTAGTTGTTTCCAACAGCATTTCATGCTACATCCCACAGGGATCTGGTGTCAAG GTTCACTCATGGAATGGAGGATCCAAGTTGTTAAATTCAAGCAAATATGTCAAGTGCTTGGCGCTTGTAAGTGGAAGATTATACTGTGGATGCCATGATAATAGCATTCAG GAAATTGACTTGGCAACAGGAACACTCAGTACCATTCAGAGTGGTTCTAGAAAGCTATTAGGAAAAGCAAATCCTGTCAATGCACTGCAAGTTCACAACGGACTAATATATTCGGCTAGTTCTCCCTTAGACGGAGCACCCGTAAAG ATATGGAGTGCCTCAAATTACAGTATGATCGGATCACTGCCAACGATGCTAGACGTGCGGGCTATCGCCATAAGCGCAGACTTAATTTATCTAGGATGCAAAGGAGGAACTGTAGAAATTTGGGGAAGGGAGAAGAACAATAGAGTGGAAACTCTACAAACCGGCACAAATGGCAAGGTTAACTGCATGGTTCTTGATGGCAATGAAGAGGTTCTGGTGATTGGAACATCCGACGGCCAGATTCAG GCATGGGGACTGAGCTAG
- the LOC133857443 gene encoding putative E3 ubiquitin-protein ligase LIN-2 isoform X2: MITTSEILRHTTAFISNTLSQSELRHRLFSTLRSKVAPSDQATLKPLKLAAESLENAVSTSSPAIQSSSLRLAERLLLSQPENPFSTFLLSLIYSLLDQPINAALSLLHIFHSDPSLARSEIAPDLFEELFLVHLLPVLQWFTKRRTTILSSSTSISDHSNDFSICDESVVLPCTKSLSRMTEGQTSELKDLESNYEEVLDENCRVLVKYFHEVLENTDGNSLINLPPLKNCGKVDNFQYSEEEKIKTEEPVWKNERYNPIWAEGERFVEFNSSGKSKSPPFYPQRVSPEVLTNWKSFGRLEVSPTPSLGSEVESDKSAYSSSSSESEAEIEEKNKRMAFVPRQNRIQKEKQPISAESSSLMAGFDNLPSGGKHTPPKDFVCPITSNVFDDPVTLETGQTYERRAIQEWFDRGNSSCPITRQKLHINQLPKTNYVLKRLIASWQEQSSSSVPSQEAEQIMKSTIPATSPNSVISQANIDGTISELRHAITNLCVSEVLKESEMAVLQIERFWQEVNMDVDIQTMLSRPQVINGFVEILFNSIDPRVLEATVFLLSEMGFRDKDVIQTLTRVDTDVECIVALFKKGLMEAVVLIYLLRPSTVSLVEMDMVDTLLEVIKKKEEDLLKMCLKPKTAAVLLLGQILGSREESFRSSTANTVISEKASESLIGSLKAESAEERIAAVGILLRCMEEDGKCRHTIADKAELAPVLESFMGASDSERFEIVYFLSELVKLNRRSFNEQVLHIIKDEGAFNTMHSLLVFLQTALPDQCPVVAGLLLQLDLLEEPRKMSIYREEAIDTLISCLRNTEFPAAQIAAAETIVSLQGRFSASGKPLTRAFLLKRAGLDKSFQTLMRMEQLSNIPGEFDETANWQQQEEEKAAHDWERKMSFVLASHEFGLLFEALAEGLKSRYADLCSACFVSATWLMHMLNVLPDTGIRGAARACLLKRYISIFKSAKDIEDKALSLLALYSFIHDPEGLRDLTFSMKDIMKGLRELKKSSPLAFEMLKVFSEGRDSSSDFWSHKELVQVDCSENGEVLSIACFKDKIFSGHSDGTIKVWTGRGSILHLIQEVREHTKAVTSLAILQSGERLYSGSLDKTTRVWSVNNEAIDCVQVHDMKDQVHKLVVSNSISCYIPQGSGVKVHSWNGGSKLLNSSKYVKCLALVSGRLYCGCHDNSIQEIDLATGTLSTIQSGSRKLLGKANPVNALQVHNGLIYSASSPLDGAPVKIWSASNYSMIGSLPTMLDVRAIAISADLIYLGCKGGTVEIWGREKNNRVETLQTGTNGKVNCMVLDGNEEVLVIGTSDGQIQAWGLS, from the exons ATGATCACCACATCCGAAATCCTCCGCCACACCACCGCCTTCATCTCCAATACCCTCTCCCAATCCGAGCTCCGCCACCGCCTCTTCTCGACCCTCCGCAGTAAAGTCGCGCCATCCGATCAAGCCACCCTAAAACCTCTTAAACTCGCTGCCGAATCTCTTGAAAACGCTGTCTCCACCTCCAGCCCCGCCATTCAATCCTCCTCCCTCCGCCTTGCCGAACGGCTCCTCCTCTCTCAACCCGAAAACCCCTTCTCAACCTTCCTCCTATCCCTCATTTACAGCCTTTTAGACCAACCCATCAATGCCGCTCTTAGTCTCCTTCATATATTCCACTCCGACCCATCATTGGCTCGCTCGGAGATAGCGCCGGATCTCTTCGAGGAGCTGTTTTTAGTCCATCTTCTCCCAGTTCTCCAATGGTTCACCAAACGAAGAACGACCATTTTGTCGTCTTCAACCTCAATCTCAGATCATAGCAATGATTTTTCGATATGCGATGAGTCGGTGGTTCTTCCTTGCACGAAATCGTTGTCGAGGATGACTGAGGGTCAAACTTCAGAGCTGAAGGATTTGGAGAGCAACTATGAGGAGGTCCTTGATGAGAATTGCCGGGTTCTTGTTAAGTACTTTCACGAAGTCTTAGAAAATACAGATGGGAATTCATTGATTAATCTGCCACCATTGAAGAACTGTGGGAAAGTTGATAACTTCCAGTACAGCGAAGAAGAGAAGATCAAAACGGAGGAGCCTGTGTGGAAAAACGAACGGTAtaat CCAATATGGGCTGAAGGAGAGAGGTTCGTTGAATTCAACAGCAGCGGAAAATCCAAATCTCCACCATTTTATCCTCAAAGAGTCTCTCCCGAGGTTCTCACAAACTGGAAATCCTTTGGGAGATTGGAAGTATCGCCGACTCCGAGCTTGGGTTCTGAAGTTGAGTCTGACAAGTCggcttattcttcttcttcttcagaatcTGAAGCAGAAATCGAG gaaaagaacaaaagaatggcGTTTGTGCCTAGACAGAACCgcatccaaaaagaaaagcaacCCATTTCTGCAGAATCTAGTAG tctcatggcAGGTTTTGATAACCTGCCGAGTGGTGGAAAGCATACACCTCCCAAGGACTTTGTATGTCCTATAACAAGCAACGTGTTTGATGATCCAGTGACTCTCGAGACAGGTCAGACATATGAGCGTAGAGCTATCCAAGAATGGTTTGATAGAGGGAACTCTTCTTGCCCAATTACACGCCAGAAGCTGCATATTAACCAGTTGCCTAAAACAAACTATGTGCTCAAAAGGCTTATTGCAAGCTGGCAAGAACAGAGCTCCAGCTCTGTTCCAAGCCAAGAGGCTGAGCAAATCATGAAATCAACAATTCCTGCAACTTCTCCTAATAGTGTCATAAGCCAAGCCAACATTGATGGGACAATTAGTGAGTTAAGACATGCAATTACAAATCTTTGTGTGTCAGAAGTCCTGAAGGAGTCTGAAATGGCTGTCCTCCAAATTGAGCGGTTCTGGCAGGAAGTGAATATGGATGTTGATATCCAAACCATGCTTTCAAGGCCTCAAGTTATTAATGGGTTTGTGGAGATTCTTTTCAATTCAATCGACCCGCGGGTGTTAGAAGCTACAGTTTTTCTCCTGTCTGAGATGGGCTTCAGAGACAAAGATGTGATTCAGACACTGACCCGAGTTGACACTGATGTGGAATGTATTGTGGCTCTTTTCAAGAAGGGATTGATGGAAGCTGTTGTCTTGATATATCTGCTAAGACCTTCCACGGTTAGCCTAGTGGAGATGGACATGGTGGACACCCTCCTAGAAGTTATTAAGAAGAAAGAGGAGGATTTGCTTAAAATGTGTTTGAAGCCCAAAACAGCTGCAGTGCTTTTGTTGGGTCAGATTCTTGGAAGCAGAGAGGAAAGTTTTCGATCTTCAACAGCCAACACAGTGATTTCTGAGAAAGCTTCAGAAAGTCTTATTGGAAGTTTGAAAGCTGAGTCGGCAGAAGAGAGAATTGCTGCAGTTGGGATCTTATTAAGATGCATGGAGGAGGATGGGAAGTGTAGGCACACCATTGCTGATAAAGCTGAGTTGGCTCCGGTTTTGGAGAGCTTCATGGGCGCAAGTGATTCAGAACGGTTTGAGATAGTTTACTTTCTCTCTGAGTTAGTTAAGTTAAACAG GAGAAGTTTTAATGAGCAAGTTCTTCACATCATAAAGGATGAAGGTGCCTTTAACACAATGCACTCCCTCCTAGTTTTTTTACAGACTGCACTCCCAGACCAATGTCCTGTTGTGGCTGGTCTCCTCCTCCAACTTGATCTACTG GAGGAACCAAGGAAGATGAGTATATATCGTGAAGAGGCAATAGATACTCTCATTTCATGCCTCAGAAATACTGAATTTCCAGCTGCCCAGATAGCAGCAGCAGAGACGATTGTGTCATTACAGGGGAGGTTCTCTGCCTCTGGAAAGCCCCTTACCCGTGCTTTTCTTCTTAAACGTGCTGGACTTGACAAAAGTTTTCAAACTCTTATGCGAATGGAGCAGCTTAGCAATATTCCTGGAGAATTTGATGAAACTGCG AATTGGCAGCAACAGGAAGAAGAGAAGGCAGCTCATGATTGGGAAAGAAAAATGTCATTTGTTCTAGCAAGCCATGAGTTTGGTCTACTGTTTGAGGCTTTGGCAGAAGGCTTAAAGAGTAGATATGCAGATTTATGTTCAGCATGCTTTGTCTCAGCAACATGGCTCATGCACATGCTCAACGTTCTTCCGGACACGGGGATACGTGGAGCAGCCCGAGCCTGCTTGCTCAAGCGCTACATATCGATATTCAAATCTGCAAAGGACATTGAAGACAAAGCCCTCTCATTGCTTGCTCTATACTCATTCATCCATGACCCTG AGGGGCTGCGTGACCTAACTTTCAGCATGAAGGACATCATGAAAGGCCTAAGAGAGCTTAAAAAATCGTCACCCTTGGCATTTGAAATGCTGAAAGTTTTCTCCGAAGGACGTGACTCTAGTTCT GACTTCTGGAGTCATAAAGAATTAGTTCAAGTAGATTGCAGCGAGAATGGAGAAGTTCTGTCAATAGCCTgcttcaaagacaaaatattttCCGGCCATTCAGATGGAACTATAAAG GTCTGGACTGGTAGAGGTAGCATTCTTCATCTTATCCAAGAGGTTCGAGAACACACCAAAGCAGTTACTAGTTTGGCAATTTTGCAATCGGGGGAGAGACTATACAGTGGTTCACTAGATAAAACAACAAGG GTTTGGTCTGTTAACAATGAAGCAATTGATTGTGTTCAAGTACATGATATGAAGGATCAGGTTCATAAGCTAGTTGTTTCCAACAGCATTTCATGCTACATCCCACAGGGATCTGGTGTCAAG GTTCACTCATGGAATGGAGGATCCAAGTTGTTAAATTCAAGCAAATATGTCAAGTGCTTGGCGCTTGTAAGTGGAAGATTATACTGTGGATGCCATGATAATAGCATTCAG GAAATTGACTTGGCAACAGGAACACTCAGTACCATTCAGAGTGGTTCTAGAAAGCTATTAGGAAAAGCAAATCCTGTCAATGCACTGCAAGTTCACAACGGACTAATATATTCGGCTAGTTCTCCCTTAGACGGAGCACCCGTAAAG ATATGGAGTGCCTCAAATTACAGTATGATCGGATCACTGCCAACGATGCTAGACGTGCGGGCTATCGCCATAAGCGCAGACTTAATTTATCTAGGATGCAAAGGAGGAACTGTAGAAATTTGGGGAAGGGAGAAGAACAATAGAGTGGAAACTCTACAAACCGGCACAAATGGCAAGGTTAACTGCATGGTTCTTGATGGCAATGAAGAGGTTCTGGTGATTGGAACATCCGACGGCCAGATTCAG GCATGGGGACTGAGCTAG